The Larus michahellis chromosome 2, bLarMic1.1, whole genome shotgun sequence genome window below encodes:
- the RPL15 gene encoding large ribosomal subunit protein eL15, whose amino-acid sequence MGAYKYIQELWRKKQSDVMRFLLRVRCWQYRQLSALHRAPRPTRPDKARRLGYKAKQGYVIYRVRVRRGGRKRPVPKGATYGKPVHHGVNQLKFARSLQSVAEERAGRHCGALRVLNSYWVGEDSTYKFFEVILIDPFHKTIRRNPDTQWITKPVHKHREMRGLTSAGRKSRGLGKGHKFHHTIGGSRRAAWRRRNTLQLHRYR is encoded by the exons ATGGGTGCCTACAAGTACATCCAGGAGCTATGGAGGAAAAAGCAGTCGGATGTGATGCGGTTCCTCCTCCGCGTCCGCTGTTGGCAGTATCGCCAGCTGTCTGCCTTGCACCGAGCTCCCCGGCCCACCAGACCAGACAAAGCTCGCAGGCTGGGGTACAAGGCCAAGCAAG GTTACGTTATCTACCGTGTCCGTGTTCGCCGTGGTGGTCGTAAACGCCCAGTCCCGAAAGGTGCAACCTATGGTAAACCTGTGCATCATGGTGTTAACCAGCTGAAGTTTGCCCGGAGTCTTCAGTCTGTAGCAGAG gAACGTGCTGGCCGTCACTGTGGGGCTCTGAGAGTCTTGAACTCGTATTGGGTGGGTGAAGATTCCACTTACAAGTTTTTTGAAGTGATCCTGATTGATCCCTTCCATAAGACCATCAGGCGCAACCCTGATACCCAATGGATCACCAAGCCAGTTCACAAGCACAGAGAGATGCGCGGGCTGACATCGGCCGGGCGGAAGAGTCGTGGTCTTGGCAAGGGCCACAAATTCCACCACACCATTGGTGGCTCACGTCGTGCTGCCTGGAGAAGACGCAATACCCTGCAGCTGCACCGTTACCGTTAA
- the NR1D2 gene encoding nuclear receptor subfamily 1 group D member 2 isoform X2, producing the protein MAAVHVCLLCHYIPPFFSFLFFFFFFFFFLASGGVIAYISSSSSASSPASCHSESSDSGFQSSSSPVPSSPNSSSSEGGCNGRSSEGSDGALKSDRLEETIKTNQSSVAGLTKGHNGVTKFNGMVLLCKVCGDVASGFHYGVHACEGCKGFFRRSIQQNIQYKKCLKNNNCSIMRMNRNRCQQCRFKKCLSVGMSRDAVRFGRIPKREKQRMLIEMQSAMKTMMNSQFSGHLPNEALTEHQDQAPQEDLLSKPKQERETIKSPSPPPSVDMAKEEVIGMVTRAHKDTFMYNQEQSQNPAEMMQSQSGERVSKNTEQYVLSSEHCVSGLGGPQYPEGEQHLGGQYKGRSAMHYPSGHAMCFPNSHCMNFSSGYTQRLCDRIPEDGFSPNKNTAYSCSTGGRMHLVCPMSKTPHVDPNKSGHEVWEEFSLSFTPAVKEVVEFAKRIPGFRDLSQHDQVNLLKAGTFEALVFAGNLVLLLSVVNI; encoded by the exons atggcagcGGTGCATGTCTGCTTGTTATGTCACTACATcccgccttttttttcttttcttttttttttttttttcttttttttctttcttgcctcaGGGGGTGTGATAGCTTACATCAGCTCTTCAAGCTCGGCATCTAGCCCAGCCTCATGTCACAGCGAGAGCTCAGACAGCGGTTTCCAGTCGTCCTCTTCGCCTGTACCGTCTTCTCCAAACAGTTCCTCCTCGGAAGGCGGCTGCAATGGCCGGAGCAGCGAGGGCTCGGATGGGGCACTCAAGAGCGATCGGCTCGAGGAGACTATTAAAACAAACCAGTCGAGTGTTGCTGGTTTGACAAAAGGCCATAATGGAGTCACAA AATTTAATGGCATGGTTCTTCTTTGCAAAGTCTGTGGAGATGTTGCTTCAGGATTTCATTACGGTGTTCACGCCTGTGAGGGCTGCAAG ggTTTTTTCAGAAGAAGCATTCAGCAAAACATCCAGTATAAGAAGTGCTTGAAGAATAATAACTGCTCTATAATGAGAATGAATAGGAACAGATGCCAGCAGTGTCGCTTCAAAAAATGCCTGTCTGTTGGGATGTCGAGAGATG CTGTTCGATTTGGCCGCATTCCCAAACGTGAAAAACAGAGGATGCTGATTGAAATGCAGAGTGCCATGAAAACCATGATGAACAGTCAGTTCAGCGGTCACTTACCCAATGAAGCGTTAACAGAACATCAGGATCAAGCACCTCAAGAAGACCTTTTGTCCAAGCCCAAACAAGAGCGGGAAACCATCAAAAGCCCTTCTCCCCCTCCTAGCGTTGACATGGCTAAGGAAGAAGTGATTGGTATGGTCACTAGGGCCCACAAAGACACTTTCATGTACAACCAAGAACAGTCCCAGAACCCAGCAGAGATGATGCAGTCCCAGAGTGGGGAGAGAGTGTCAAAGAACACGGAGCAGTACGTCTTGAGCAGCGAGCACTGTGTTAGTGGGCTGGGTGGCCCTCAGTACCCTGAAGGCGAGCAGCACCTTGGTGGACAGTACAAAGGGAGAAGCGCAATGCATTACCCGAGCGGGCACGCCATGTGTTTCCCAAATAGCCACTGCATGAACTTCAGCAGTGGTTATACTCAGCGACTGTGTGATAGGATCCCAGAAGACGGCTTTTCTCCAAACAAGAATACCGCTTACTCGTGCAGCACTGGAGGAAGAATGCATCTG GTCTGCCCAATGAGTAAGACTCCCCATGTGGACCCAAACAAGTCTGGCCATGAAGTCTGGGAAGAGTTTTCCCTGAGTTTTACCCCTGCAGTGAAGGAAGTGGTGGAGTTTGCCAAGCGCATCCCAGGTTTCCGAGATCTCTCCCAACATGACCAGGTTAATCTTCTGAAGGCTGGGACCTTTGAG GCACTAGTCTTTGCTGGAAACCTGGTTCTCCTCTTATCTGTAGTAAACATTTAA